Proteins encoded in a region of the Pelobates fuscus isolate aPelFus1 chromosome 11, aPelFus1.pri, whole genome shotgun sequence genome:
- the LOC134577391 gene encoding prothymosin alpha-like isoform X1 has product MADVVDTTSTEVPVAKDLKEKKEVVEEKVEKVEKAEKAENGKGDAPSNGTEENGADHSEENTEDPEEEDEVEGEGEGEGEDEEEEEKGKAEETEKDDHPVKRPVEDEEESETKTETKKQKTENGESTEVKESA; this is encoded by the exons ATGGCAGATGTCGTTGACACCACCAGCACCGAGGTCCCCGTTGCCAAG gatCTTAAGGAAAAGAAAGAAGTTGTAGAAGAGAAAGTAGAAAAAGTAGAGAAAGCAGAGAAGGCTGAGAATGGAAAAGGAGATGCTCCATCTAATGGAACA gagGAAAATGGTGCAGACCACAGTGAGGAAAACACAGAAGACCCTGAAGAGGAGGATGAAG TAGAGGGTGAGGGAGAAGGAGAGGGTGAAGatgaagaagaggaggagaaaggtAAAGCAGAAGAGACTGAAAAAGATGACCATCCTGTAAAGCGCCCAGTAGAGGATGAG GAGGAATCTGAAACAAAAACGGAAactaaaaagcaaaaaacagaaaatggagAATCCACAGAAGTTAAAGAATCTGCCTAA
- the LOC134577391 gene encoding parathymosin-like isoform X2, with the protein MADVVDTTSTEVPVAKDLKEKKEVVEEKVEKVEKAEKAENGKGDAPSNGTEENGADHSEENTEDPEEEDEGEGEDEEEEEKGKAEETEKDDHPVKRPVEDEEESETKTETKKQKTENGESTEVKESA; encoded by the exons ATGGCAGATGTCGTTGACACCACCAGCACCGAGGTCCCCGTTGCCAAG gatCTTAAGGAAAAGAAAGAAGTTGTAGAAGAGAAAGTAGAAAAAGTAGAGAAAGCAGAGAAGGCTGAGAATGGAAAAGGAGATGCTCCATCTAATGGAACA gagGAAAATGGTGCAGACCACAGTGAGGAAAACACAGAAGACCCTGAAGAGGAGGATGAAG GAGAGGGTGAAGatgaagaagaggaggagaaaggtAAAGCAGAAGAGACTGAAAAAGATGACCATCCTGTAAAGCGCCCAGTAGAGGATGAG GAGGAATCTGAAACAAAAACGGAAactaaaaagcaaaaaacagaaaatggagAATCCACAGAAGTTAAAGAATCTGCCTAA